Proteins encoded within one genomic window of Anaerolineae bacterium:
- the rplC gene encoding 50S ribosomal protein L3, with protein MKGIIGKKLGMTRIFNEKGEVVPVTVIQAGPCFVTQVKTEEKDGYKAIQLGFEEVKPKSLTRPEVMRLKKNHLPPLRYLREIRVDNPEDYHVGQKITVSIFEVGEKVDVTGWTKGRGFAGVMKRWGFSGGPKTHGQSDRTRAPGSIGAGTDPGRVIKGLRMAGRMGNERKTIQNLEVVFVDPQRNLLGVKGAVPGARNSLLIIKQARKTEEKRKKYV; from the coding sequence ATGAAAGGGATCATTGGTAAAAAGCTCGGCATGACCCGTATATTTAACGAAAAGGGAGAAGTCGTGCCTGTAACGGTGATTCAGGCTGGGCCTTGCTTTGTAACTCAGGTGAAAACTGAGGAAAAAGATGGCTACAAGGCCATCCAGCTGGGGTTTGAAGAGGTTAAGCCCAAAAGCCTGACCCGGCCTGAAGTCATGAGGTTGAAGAAGAACCATCTTCCGCCCCTACGTTACCTTAGGGAGATAAGGGTTGATAATCCAGAAGATTACCATGTGGGGCAGAAGATAACCGTGAGCATCTTTGAGGTAGGGGAGAAGGTGGACGTTACAGGCTGGACTAAAGGGCGCGGATTTGCGGGAGTGATGAAGCGCTGGGGGTTTAGTGGTGGCCCCAAAACTCACGGCCAATCAGACCGCACCAGGGCTCCTGGATCTATAGGCGCTGGTACTGACCCTGGTCGAGTTATAAAGGGGTTGCGGATGGCTGGGAGAATGGGCAATGAGAGGAAGACTATTCAGAATCTGGAAGTAGTGTTTGTAGATCCTCAGCGCAACCTCCTTGGAGTTAAGGGAGCAGTGCCGGGGGCGAGGAATAGCCTGCTCATAATAAAGCAGGCCAGGAAAACCGAGGAAAAAAGGAAGAAGTATGTATAA
- a CDS encoding EF-Tu/IF-2/RF-3 family GTPase, protein VERGTVKVGDEVEVVGYRAEPIRTVVTGVEMFRKVLDYGQAGDNIGCLLRGVEKKDVRRGMVLAAPGTIKPHTEFEAEVYVLRKEEGGRHTPFFSGYRPQFYIRTMDVTGEVRLPEGVEMAMPGDNLRLRVKLIVPVALEPGSRFAIREGGKTVGAGVITKIIE, encoded by the coding sequence GGGTAGAGAGGGGTACGGTTAAGGTGGGAGATGAGGTGGAGGTAGTGGGTTATCGTGCTGAGCCGATAAGGACGGTGGTGACGGGTGTGGAGATGTTTCGCAAGGTTCTGGACTATGGGCAGGCTGGTGACAACATAGGTTGTTTGCTGAGGGGTGTGGAGAAGAAGGATGTAAGGAGGGGTATGGTTTTGGCGGCGCCTGGGACGATAAAGCCCCATACGGAGTTTGAGGCGGAGGTTTACGTATTGAGGAAGGAGGAAGGTGGTAGGCATACTCCGTTTTTCAGTGGGTATCGTCCTCAGTTTTACATTCGGACGATGGATGTGACGGGGGAAGTGAGGCTGCCTGAGGGTGTGGAGATGGCGATGCCTGGGGATAACCTGAGGCTCAGGGTGAAGCTTATAGTTCCTGTGGCTTTGGAGCCTGGTTCAAGGTTCGCCATCCGTGAGGGAGGTAAAACCGTAGGAGCAGGCGTAATCACCAAGATAATTGAGTAG
- the rpsJ gene encoding 30S ribosomal protein S10: MARQKIRIRLKAYDHRVLDESARQIVEAAERTGARVIGPVPLPTKIERFSVIRSPFIDKRSMEQFEIRTHKRLIDVIDPTSKTIDTLMRLNLPAGVDIEIKL, encoded by the coding sequence ATGGCCAGGCAGAAGATCAGGATACGTCTAAAGGCTTACGACCACAGAGTCCTTGATGAATCAGCAAGACAAATAGTGGAAGCGGCGGAGCGGACAGGGGCCAGGGTTATAGGTCCTGTGCCCCTGCCTACCAAAATTGAACGCTTTTCCGTAATCCGCTCCCCTTTCATTGATAAGCGCTCAATGGAGCAATTTGAAATAAGGACCCACAAGCGCCTCATTGACGTGATAGACCCTACTTCCAAGACCATTGACACTTTAATGAGGCTGAACCTTCCTGCGGGCGTTGACATAGAGATTAAACTTTAA